A genomic segment from Idiomarina piscisalsi encodes:
- the glnL gene encoding nitrogen regulation protein NR(II) has protein sequence MNTNTLINQLLTGILVLDENFTIRYVNSAAESLLDHSAKRLLGEPFSTAFFQCSLASETIANCFQYEQRVLNTDVEFTLHSGHRITVDVCIQTIQDSGQTQLLMELRKADQLRRINQEDQQRNQLYATQHLLRGMAHEIKNPLGGLRGAAQLLARELNDDYLKEYTDLIISQSDRLRFLVDRLLGPMKPGKRGWVNIHEITERVAKTLSYEYGDTLTITRDYDPSLPDIMIVEESCEQVFLNIAQNAAQAMNGNGKLTVRTRVEHQQTLFGERYRQCAVVHFIDTGPGISDALRDTLFYPLVSGRAEGTGLGLSLAQTIVHQHKGKIEVNSEPGRTQFSVYLPYVSEGSGND, from the coding sequence GTGAACACAAATACCTTAATCAATCAGCTTCTGACCGGGATACTCGTTTTAGACGAGAATTTCACCATACGCTATGTCAATTCAGCGGCGGAGTCGTTGCTTGATCACAGCGCCAAGCGACTGCTCGGCGAACCCTTTTCGACGGCATTTTTTCAATGCTCGCTGGCCAGTGAGACCATTGCAAACTGCTTTCAATATGAGCAGCGAGTGTTAAATACCGATGTGGAATTCACCTTACATTCCGGGCATCGAATTACCGTTGATGTGTGCATTCAGACGATACAGGACAGCGGCCAAACGCAATTGCTGATGGAACTTCGTAAGGCGGATCAGTTGCGTCGCATTAATCAGGAAGACCAACAGCGTAACCAGCTGTATGCAACTCAGCATTTACTGCGTGGCATGGCGCATGAAATTAAAAACCCGTTAGGTGGATTGCGCGGCGCGGCACAGTTGCTTGCTCGTGAGTTAAATGATGACTACCTGAAAGAATACACGGACTTAATTATCAGTCAGTCTGACCGGCTACGGTTTTTGGTTGACCGTCTGTTAGGTCCGATGAAACCCGGTAAACGGGGGTGGGTAAATATTCATGAAATAACCGAGCGTGTCGCAAAGACCCTGTCTTATGAATATGGCGATACGCTAACGATCACGCGTGACTATGACCCATCGCTGCCGGACATCATGATTGTTGAAGAAAGCTGCGAACAGGTGTTTTTGAATATCGCACAAAATGCGGCGCAGGCGATGAATGGTAACGGGAAGCTGACGGTAAGAACGCGGGTCGAGCATCAGCAGACACTGTTCGGTGAGCGTTATCGGCAATGTGCCGTGGTGCATTTTATTGATACCGGCCCGGGTATTTCGGACGCATTACGGGACACGCTATTTTATCCGCTAGTCAGTGGCCGAGCGGAAGGCACCGGGTTGGGGCTGTCGCTGGCGCAAACCATCGTGCATCAGCACAAAGGCAAAATTGAGGTGAACTCGGAACCCGGGCGCACTCAATTTTCTGTCTATTTACCTTATGTAAGTGAGGGATCTGGGAATGACTGA